The Sphingobium sp. JS3065 genomic sequence GATCGAGAAACAGAGGGTGGGCAATAAGCTGCCACCCGTTGACGACCATCATCAGAGATCGACATCGCCGTCGATCGGCGCATCGAGATCGACCTTAACGCCCTCGGTCAGCGCCGCGATGCGTTCGGCGAGCGCGGGGGACAGCGCGCTCAGCGCCTCGGGCCGGCGTTTAATGTCCTCGGCCAGGAACGACAGAAAGCTGTCGATCGCCGGATCGTCATGCTCGGCGTCCGCGCGATGCACCGACACGCCATGCTCATCGACGCGAAAGGCGATCTTGCCGCCGTAATCGACACCGAGCGCCTGGCGGACGGACTTCGGAATCGTCGTCTGACCCTTGGCGGTGATGGTGCTGATTTCTTCGAGCAACGCGGGCATAGCAACCTCCTACATGGCGCAGAATGTAAGGAAAAACCATTACTTTGTCAAGGTGGGCTTTTCGGCGGCATCACGTCCGTCTGGGCAGACCATTCCGCTGAATCAGTCCGATAGCAAAGGAAGTTGCGTGGTTGCTTCTCGTTGGACTTGCCCAATGTCCGGCAGAACATATGGCGAAGCCTCATTTCTTCCGGCAGTGTTGCGTGCGGGGCTGCATTATTACAACCGCTGCGAGTCGCGGGAAGAAAACGGGGGCGGGATGATTCTCACTGACAATGAGACAAAGGTTGATCTCCTCAACAATGAGGCGATCGCCAAGACCATCATCGAGCTGCTGCGCGAAAAGCCCGAGCGCGCCGTGACGATCGGCGTTCATGGTGACTGGGGTGCGGGAAAGTCCAGCATCCTCGAAATGATCGAGAACGGCCTCAGTTCTGATGAGGACGTGCTCTGCATCAAATTCAACGGCTGGCGCTTTCAGGGATTCGAAGACGCCAAGATCGCGTTGATCGAGGGCATCGTCACCGGGCTTATCGAAAAGCGCCCATTGCTCACCCAGGCCGGTATGGCCGCGAAAGACATCTTCCGGCGGATCGACTGGCTCAAGATCGCGCGGCACGGGGGCGGTCTCGCTTTCACCGCGTTCACCGGCATCCCCACGGCCGATCAGGTCGGCGCGGTGGTCGGCACCTTGAAGGGTATCTTCGCCGATCCCTCGAAACTCGCCACGCAGGAGAATTACGACAAAGCCATCGACGGCGTGCAGGGGCTGCTGAAACCCGGAGAGTCGAAGAATGTGCCGGAGGAGATCGAGGCGTTCCGGAAAGCTTTTGACGATCTGCTCAAGCAGGCGGGCATCCAGCAACTGATCGTCCTCATCGACGATCTCGACCGCTGCCTGCCGGACACGGCGATCGAAACGCTCGAAGCCGTCCGGCTGTTCGTCTTCACCGCCCGCACCGCGTTCATCGTCGCGGCCGACGAGGCGATGATCGAATATTCGGTGCGCAAACATTTCCCCGAGCTGCCGGACACGACCGGACCCCGCGACTATGCGCGCAACTATCTCGAAAAGCTGATCCAGATTCCGTTCCGGATTCCGGCCTTGGGCGAGACCGAAACTCGCATCTACGTCACCCTGTTGCTCATCGGCGCCGAGCTGGGCGAGGACGATCCCGCGTACTCCGCGCTCATCACCGTCGCGGGAGAATTGCTCAAACGGCCCTGGAAGACGGCCGGGCTCGACGCGCAGACGGTCAAGACCGCCTTGGGCGACAAAGCCGGCCAGGTCCAGAACGCGCTCACCTTGAGCGACCAGATCGGTCCGATCCTGGCCAGCGGCACTCAGGGCAATCCGCGGCAGATCAAGCGCTTCCTGAACACCCTGCTGCTGCGCCATCAGACCGCGCTCGCCCGCGGTTTCGGAGATGAGGTGAAGCTGCCCGTCCTGGCGAAGCTCATGCTGGCCGAACGGTTCCTCTCCAGATTGTTCGACCAGATCGCCAGCGCCGCCGCCCGTGATCCGGACGGACGCTGCGTAGATTTGGCGGCGCTTGAAGCCGTCGCGTCGGAGGAGAAGCCAGCCCCCAAAGCGAAGCGGGCCGGGCCGAAGATCAGTTCCACGGATGACACCAAGCCGATCGCCGTGCCGGACTCCAAGGACAGCGCCATCCTGACGGAATGGAAGGCGGCCGACGCGATACGGGCCTGGGCGCGGCTGTCGCCGGCGTTGGCCGAAGTCGATCTGCGCCCCTATCTGTTCGTGACCAAGGATCGAAAGGACTATTTCGGCGCGGCCTCCGTCCTCGGCCGTCTCGCCGCTGTGGTTGAGAAGCTGCTCGGCCCAAAACTCGCTGTCCAGGCGTTCGAAGGCGACCTCAAGCAGCTCGTTCCGGCCGAGGCCGCGCAGGTCTTCGAGGAACTGCGCGGACGCGTCATGGGTGGCGACGCCTTCGAGACGACGCCGCCCGGCATTGATGGGCTCGCCGTGCTGGTTCGCGCCCATCCCACATTGCAAGCCAATCTTCTCGACCTGCTTGAAGCCGTGCCAGCCGATCGGTGCGGGCCGTGGCCCGCGTCAGGTTGGGAGGGAATCATCAAGGATTCCGACGCCGTGGCGCGCTTCGAGAAGCTACTCCAGGGATGGTCCACGTCCCAATCTTCCTTCCTGAAGACGACGGCCAGCGCCGCGCTTCGCACTCGAAAAGGCGGGCGCTGATGGGAACGTCGAACGCTTATGGGGGTGCAGGTGGCGGCACGCCGCTGATCCCGAGTTGGTTGCAGGGCGACGGTGACGGCGGGGCCGGTGCGGGCTCGGGTGATGGTGACGGGGCACAACCCCCGTCACCTGATGGATCGCCTCCAGCAGTTCCTCCAGCACCAGCGCCGCGGCCGGCCGCGCCGGCCGGGGCATCGGATCGGTTCACATCGGCCCGGAACAATTTCACGCGCTTCGCAAGTTCGGGCGGAAGCGACCGCAGGAGCCTCGGCCGCGCGGTCTCGCAATATGTGTCCAAATCGGCGGGCGGCTCACGCCAGGCCGCGCAGCGCATGGGCTCATCGCGGGGCGCGGGCGCCGGACTGGTCAGGTTCCTCAACGACGCCAGCGCGAATGGCGTTCGCGAAGCGTTGCGAACGCTCAACCTCGAAAGCCTCGCCGGGCGTCCGATCGAGGAAGTGTTCGCGGGACTCGCAGATTACATCTGCCCCGAAGGCGGGTCGATCGACGAGGGCATCGCGCGGGACGCCTTCGTCGAGACCATCGCGGATCTCGCCGGTGCGGGCATTACCGACATCGACGCGCTGACACCCGGTCAAATCCAGACCGTTTTCGAAGTATACGCGACGCACGCGATCGAGGCGCGCATCTGCAACGACATCGGCACCAAGGTCGTAACCTTACCTGCCGACCCACGCGCGGCCGAGAGGGTTCAGTCGCAACTGCGTGATTTCATCCAGCGCGGTGTCAGCGACGCGATCAACGCTGCGGGCGTCAACATACAGTCGCTGACTCCTGACGCGGTGATGGGCTTCGTGACCAACGTCTATCAATCCGCCTTCGACGTGTTGCAGACAATGGGCGATGGGGAGGCAGCGAAATGAGGCGGCATGTCATCATTGGCCGTTTTGGCGCGGACGATAAGACCCGCATCCCCAAGGCGCGCGACGAAGTCGCATCGACCTTACAGTTGGTGGCGGGCAAGCGTCTCGATCATGGGATCGGCCGAGCCTTAGCCGATCTCAAGGCATTGCACCTGACACCGAGCGAGATCGGCGCGGACATGCTCGTGGTCGCGGCCCACGTTCATGCCGCGGACACACGCATCTCCCGCTCGACCGAATCGCAGGATGCTTGGACGCGCGAGCTTCGGCTGGTCGTTCCCGTGAGCGATCCCGTTCGATGGACAGCAGCCGCGCCCATCCTGATCCGCGCCCTGAACTTCCTGACCGGCGACAAATGGGATGTCGGATTCCGCAAGCGGACGAAGGGTTACGCGAAGCTGGTTTCTCCTGCCACGCCCACCCTCATCCCCAACCCGTTCGATGGCGTGAGTCTGTTCTCTGGCGGTTTGGACAGTTTGATCGGCGCGATCGACAGCCTGAATGCCGGCGAGACGCCGCTTCTGGTCAGCCATGCCGGGGAAGGGCTGGTGAGCAAGTCGCAGGAGCAGTGCTTCGACGGTTTGAAAGCCGCCTATAAAGCGTCCGCCTTCGATCGGTTGCGGGTGTGGA encodes the following:
- a CDS encoding type II toxin-antitoxin system PrlF family antitoxin, with translation MPALLEEISTITAKGQTTIPKSVRQALGVDYGGKIAFRVDEHGVSVHRADAEHDDPAIDSFLSFLAEDIKRRPEALSALSPALAERIAALTEGVKVDLDAPIDGDVDL
- the qatB gene encoding Qat anti-phage system associated protein QatB, with the translated sequence MGTSNAYGGAGGGTPLIPSWLQGDGDGGAGAGSGDGDGAQPPSPDGSPPAVPPAPAPRPAAPAGASDRFTSARNNFTRFASSGGSDRRSLGRAVSQYVSKSAGGSRQAAQRMGSSRGAGAGLVRFLNDASANGVREALRTLNLESLAGRPIEEVFAGLADYICPEGGSIDEGIARDAFVETIADLAGAGITDIDALTPGQIQTVFEVYATHAIEARICNDIGTKVVTLPADPRAAERVQSQLRDFIQRGVSDAINAAGVNIQSLTPDAVMGFVTNVYQSAFDVLQTMGDGEAAK
- the qatA gene encoding Qat anti-phage system ATPase QatA, with translation MILTDNETKVDLLNNEAIAKTIIELLREKPERAVTIGVHGDWGAGKSSILEMIENGLSSDEDVLCIKFNGWRFQGFEDAKIALIEGIVTGLIEKRPLLTQAGMAAKDIFRRIDWLKIARHGGGLAFTAFTGIPTADQVGAVVGTLKGIFADPSKLATQENYDKAIDGVQGLLKPGESKNVPEEIEAFRKAFDDLLKQAGIQQLIVLIDDLDRCLPDTAIETLEAVRLFVFTARTAFIVAADEAMIEYSVRKHFPELPDTTGPRDYARNYLEKLIQIPFRIPALGETETRIYVTLLLIGAELGEDDPAYSALITVAGELLKRPWKTAGLDAQTVKTALGDKAGQVQNALTLSDQIGPILASGTQGNPRQIKRFLNTLLLRHQTALARGFGDEVKLPVLAKLMLAERFLSRLFDQIASAAARDPDGRCVDLAALEAVASEEKPAPKAKRAGPKISSTDDTKPIAVPDSKDSAILTEWKAADAIRAWARLSPALAEVDLRPYLFVTKDRKDYFGAASVLGRLAAVVEKLLGPKLAVQAFEGDLKQLVPAEAAQVFEELRGRVMGGDAFETTPPGIDGLAVLVRAHPTLQANLLDLLEAVPADRCGPWPASGWEGIIKDSDAVARFEKLLQGWSTSQSSFLKTTASAALRTRKGGR